The following are encoded in a window of Periplaneta americana isolate PAMFEO1 chromosome 13, P.americana_PAMFEO1_priV1, whole genome shotgun sequence genomic DNA:
- the noc gene encoding zinc finger protein Noc, which translates to MVVLEGGGMLTTGSNQYLQPDYLSPLPTTLDAKKSPLALLAQTCSQIGADSPSSKPLIPPLEKPKKPTTAAASEGSAAASPPGPGPKPDKLARASSAEPARGLAFKPYEANVLSKKQPAEESRPPSKAGSVDADDKKSCGGSRAPSRKSATPEAAGKTSAPPPPIPASAAAERGKSVSPVGGNNEGASPIIRSGLEILHGHPKDLPLGTYKAGAGALQSGIGAGALGGSLGSLCSGCPPGLEPTNPAFRPPFAGGPFSHHHAAMLAAGYPSGTPYVHYARVKTASGGEALVPVCKDPYCTGCQYSAAHQQLLLGSAPCPSGCTQCDHQKFGLAALSAGLLPPGPAPPLSYRPYVCNWIAGDAYCGKRFGTSEELLQHLRTHTSLATAAEGAANPMALLGHHSFLHRYPNPPLSPLSAARYHPYSKPGALPGALPASPFSAFNPTALGPYYSPYSIYGQRIGAAAVHP; encoded by the exons ATGGTGGTGCTTGAAGGCGGGGGGATGCTGACTACCGGGAGCAACCAGTACCTGCAGCCGGACTACCTCTCTCCGCTCCCGACCACG CTGGACGCGAAGAAGAGTCCCCTGGCACTGCTGGCGCAGACGTGCAGCCAGATCGGGGCGGACTCCCCCAGCTCCAAACCGCTGATCCCGCCCCTCGAGAAGCCCAAGAAGCCCACGACGGCCGCGGCGAGCGAGGGCTCGGCCGCCGCCAGTCCGCCCGGCCCCGGCCCGAAGCCGGACAAGCTCGCCCGGGCCAGCTCGGCGGAGCCGGCGCGCGGCCTGGCATTCAAGCCGTACGAAGCCAACGTGCTGAGCAAGAAGCAGCCGGCCGAGGAGAGTCGGCCGCCGTCGAAGGCGGGCAGTGTGGACGCCGACGACAAGAAGTCTTGCGGCGGCTCCCGCGCCCCCAGCAGGAAATCCGCCACCCCCGAGGCCGCGGGGAAGACGTCCGCACCGCCGCCTCCCATCCCCGCGTCGGCCGCCGCCGAACGCGGCAAGTCCGTGTCGCCCGTGGGGGGCAACAACGAGGGCGCGAGCCCCATCATCCGCTCGGGGCTGGAGATCCTGCACGGCCACCCCAAGGACCTGCCTCTGGGCACCTACAAGGCGGGAGCCGGCGCCCTGCAGTCCGGTATCGGCGCCGGGGCTCTGGGGGGCTCCCTAGGCTCGCTGTGCTCGGGCTGTCCTCCGGGTCTGGAGCCCACGAACCCCGCCTTCAGACCGCCCTTCGCCGGCGGGCCCTTCTCGCACCACCACGCCGCCATGCTGGCCGCCGGCTACCCCTCCGGCACCCCCTACGTTCATTACGCGCGCGTCAAGACGGCGTCGGGCGGCGAGGCGCTGGTGCCCGTGTGCAAGGACCCGTACTGCACCGGCTGCCAGTACAGCGCGGCGCACCAGCAGCTGCTGCTGGGCTCCGCGCCCTGTCCCTCCGGCTGCACCCAGTGCGACCACCAGAAGTTCGGGCTGGCCGCCCTGTCGGCGGGGCTGCTGCCCCCCGGCCCCGCGCCGCCGCTGTCGTACCGCCCCTACGTGTGCAACTGGATCGCCGGCGACGCGTACTGCGGGAAGCGCTTCGGCACTTCCGAGGAACTTCTGCAGCACCTGCGCACTCACACGAGTCTGGCCACGGCGGCCGAGGGCGCCGCCAACCCCATGGCGCTGCTGGGCCACCACTCGTTCCTGCACCGCTACCCCAACCCCCCGCTCAGCCCCCTGTCGGCCGCACGCTACCACCCCTACTCCAAGCCGGGGGCGCTCCCCGGCGCCCTGCCGGCGTCGCCCTTCAGCGCCTTCAACCCGACGGCCCTGGGGCCCTACTACTCGCCGTACTCCATCTACGGCCAGCGGATAGGCGCCGCGGCTGTGCACCCCTGA